A stretch of the Deinococcus malanensis genome encodes the following:
- a CDS encoding ATP-dependent DNA helicase, whose translation MTCPQSPEDPKVGLVLLTPGDVEKPDSLGMEAVSGYRHHSFPPEYSAADARTGMTRTVRADQALYARVRAHVDASRRAQSLRHGAGQDRAAAERAGGHGAGCRDRAAVAPGRELATLQAVYPGTRLVIIGDPNQLPPISPGMPLLALICTVPVAHLTTVYRQAADSPIVQLAYNIQDGERIDWQDVGLPFHETGDAMRAARLAQEAGAQLLTPTRKGPLGVEALNAAARELRGKHDGLNVTGGIVGEGNPVVCTKNLYDAQVMNGMTGTVKHVNTENGGTVVAIFDGREIPFAGQGRFALMPAYAMTVHRSLGSEWESVSCVLHGPCAAESRARVPVTNKGRATARVAPLRLMAANSARNASRVRFERAYSSACPTS comes from the coding sequence GTGACTTGCCCCCAGTCGCCTGAGGACCCCAAGGTAGGCCTGGTCCTGCTTACTCCCGGCGACGTTGAGAAACCGGACTCCCTCGGAATGGAGGCTGTGAGCGGGTACCGGCATCACTCCTTCCCACCCGAGTACAGCGCGGCCGACGCCAGGACGGGGATGACCCGGACCGTGCGGGCGGATCAGGCTCTCTACGCCCGTGTTCGGGCGCACGTGGACGCCTCCCGGAGGGCGCAGTCGCTCCGGCATGGCGCCGGGCAGGACCGCGCGGCGGCTGAGCGAGCAGGCGGTCACGGAGCTGGATGCCGCGATAGAGCTGCTGTTGCCCCTGGCCGCGAGCTCGCTACCCTGCAGGCCGTCTACCCCGGAACCCGCCTCGTGATCATCGGCGATCCGAACCAGCTCCCACCCATCAGTCCCGGCATGCCCCTGCTGGCCCTGATCTGCACCGTGCCGGTCGCGCACCTGACGACCGTGTACCGCCAGGCGGCAGACAGTCCCATCGTGCAACTCGCGTACAACATCCAGGACGGAGAACGCATCGACTGGCAGGACGTGGGTCTGCCGTTCCACGAGACGGGGGACGCCATGCGGGCCGCACGACTGGCACAGGAAGCTGGAGCGCAACTGCTCACTCCCACCCGCAAGGGCCCGCTCGGCGTGGAGGCCCTGAACGCCGCAGCGCGGGAACTCCGCGGCAAACATGACGGGCTCAACGTCACCGGCGGGATCGTGGGTGAGGGGAACCCGGTGGTGTGCACGAAGAACCTGTACGACGCCCAGGTGATGAACGGCATGACCGGCACCGTCAAACACGTGAACACGGAGAACGGTGGCACCGTGGTCGCCATCTTCGACGGCCGGGAGATCCCGTTCGCGGGGCAGGGGAGGTTCGCGCTGATGCCGGCATATGCCATGACGGTGCACCGCTCACTCGGCAGCGAGTGGGAGAGTGTCTCCTGTGTCCTGCATGGGCCGTGCGCCGCGGAATCCAGGGCCAGGGTTCCGGTGACGAACAAGGGGAGAGCGACCGCGAGGGTAGCGCCACTGAGGTTGATGGCGGCGAACAGCGCGAGAAATGCT